In one window of Dokdonia sp. PRO95 DNA:
- a CDS encoding NAD-dependent epimerase/dehydratase family protein has protein sequence MITVLVTCVGSGVGQSAIDSLNISRDYHIIGCDGNPNVYAHSYCDVFEKVPSIYAAEYLDTILELCKKHKVNLIIPGHDHELSVFATEIERFNKAGVSVIVSKPDLIEISRDKKIWFDYWKPLGCNIVPTYFVKDFKQEPDTTIFPAIVKPSGGSASQGISIVNTLKDLEGLTDNDIIQPYLFPEKTDPNYEAIKKAVAKGDFIQRSEISIQLVFSSTSKCEGVFISKNTLKNGVPVYIDPIDPNTFEHIDEILKFVPICEKMGVRGPVNIQGRISDNGLFFFEMNMRFTGITGNRALLGFNEVQYLVNDFLNLPKTSISTYATGKKGVRQVACTTIARERTNLNKKIITILGAGSNLGQNYLNGKDVDSDISYNLICRKTSLEKYTNLFKREDVTIYDTSDVNVDQVLCQSDTLINFISALAPEPDAHKYDAILFLQELSHKIAKAKIPFILNISSQSVYDQFSVIDKTEEIEVVTNSLYAFQKLLIEKIFADFNKFSPISNVVSLRIARIMNPNNISSCGFFGGMIKRYIAGEKIILDTPDNRTNLVHIDEVVTAIDFLQELSYTQVLPEILNFGGENITMASYSKLIESEVKGSGSFDLLKQDKNVVSSTIDDSKITQLGYSKNLKLSDIIKEIASKF, from the coding sequence ATGATTACTGTCTTAGTAACTTGTGTAGGATCTGGAGTTGGCCAGTCTGCAATAGATTCACTTAATATTAGTAGAGATTACCACATAATAGGTTGTGATGGAAATCCTAATGTTTATGCCCACAGTTATTGTGACGTTTTTGAAAAAGTACCAAGTATTTATGCGGCAGAATATCTTGATACTATACTAGAATTGTGTAAAAAGCATAAAGTAAATCTTATTATACCTGGTCACGATCATGAGCTTTCTGTATTTGCTACAGAAATTGAACGATTTAATAAAGCTGGCGTATCTGTTATTGTCTCAAAGCCTGACCTCATAGAAATAAGTAGAGACAAAAAGATTTGGTTTGATTACTGGAAACCTTTAGGTTGTAATATCGTTCCAACATATTTTGTAAAAGATTTCAAACAAGAGCCAGATACCACAATATTTCCTGCTATTGTTAAACCTTCCGGAGGATCTGCCTCTCAGGGTATTTCTATTGTAAATACACTTAAAGATCTTGAAGGTCTTACTGATAATGATATCATTCAACCTTACTTATTTCCTGAGAAAACAGATCCTAATTATGAGGCTATAAAAAAGGCTGTTGCTAAAGGTGATTTTATACAACGATCAGAAATTTCAATTCAACTTGTATTTTCTAGTACCTCAAAATGTGAAGGTGTTTTTATATCAAAAAACACTCTCAAAAATGGTGTTCCAGTCTATATAGATCCTATAGACCCAAACACTTTTGAACACATAGATGAGATTTTAAAATTTGTACCTATCTGTGAAAAAATGGGTGTGAGAGGACCCGTTAATATACAGGGGCGCATATCTGATAACGGATTATTCTTTTTTGAAATGAATATGCGCTTTACTGGTATTACTGGTAATAGAGCACTTCTAGGTTTTAACGAAGTTCAATATCTGGTCAATGATTTTCTGAACTTACCTAAAACATCAATATCTACATATGCTACGGGTAAAAAAGGAGTACGACAAGTTGCTTGTACAACTATCGCTAGAGAGAGAACAAATTTGAATAAAAAAATTATTACAATACTGGGTGCAGGTAGTAATTTAGGTCAAAATTATTTGAATGGTAAAGATGTAGATAGTGATATTTCTTATAACCTTATATGTCGTAAGACATCGTTAGAAAAATATACGAATCTTTTCAAAAGAGAAGATGTAACTATCTATGATACTTCAGATGTCAATGTTGATCAGGTTTTATGCCAGTCAGATACTTTGATAAATTTTATAAGCGCGCTTGCTCCAGAGCCAGACGCTCATAAATATGATGCAATTTTATTTTTACAAGAGCTCTCTCATAAAATAGCAAAGGCGAAAATCCCGTTTATTTTGAATATTTCTTCACAATCTGTCTACGATCAATTTAGTGTTATAGATAAAACAGAAGAAATCGAAGTAGTGACAAACAGTCTATATGCTTTTCAAAAGTTACTTATAGAGAAGATATTTGCTGATTTCAATAAATTTTCTCCTATTTCTAATGTTGTGTCATTACGGATAGCCAGAATTATGAATCCAAATAATATTAGTTCTTGTGGTTTTTTCGGTGGAATGATAAAAAGATACATTGCAGGAGAGAAAATAATATTGGACACTCCAGACAATAGAACAAATCTTGTTCATATAGATGAAGTTGTTACAGCTATTGATTTTTTACAAGAATTGAGTTATACTCAAGTTTTACCTGAAATCTTAAATTTTGGGGGAGAAAATATAACAATGGCATCCTACAGCAAACTCATAGAAAGCGAGGTGAAGGGTAGTGGCTCTTTTGATTTATTAAAACAGGATAAAAATGTAGTAAGTTCTACTATAGATGATTCCAAAATCACACAATTAGGATATTCAAAAAATCTGAAATTAAGCGATATTATTAAAGAAATTGCGAGTAAATTTTAA
- a CDS encoding aminotransferase class I/II-fold pyridoxal phosphate-dependent enzyme, with protein sequence MQNSKIWLSSPHMGGNERKFVTEAFDTNWVAPLGPNVNGFENDLKLYQKGDVEVAVLSSGTAAIHLALIQCGVVAGDEVICQTFTFCGSINPIMYQGATPILVDSEPETWNICPIHLEEAIKDRIDNGKKPKAIVAVHLYGMPYKIEAINQVAEKYNIPVVEDSAEALGSTYKGKKCGTFGKFGILSFNGNKIITTSGGGALVCQNIEDKNKTVFLATQARDEAPHYEHTSVGYNYRLSNISAGIGRGQMEVLDKHIGLRREMHEFYVKQFKDIDGVTVFSEPSDEYYSNHWLSAILINPLETNGITREDLRLAFAKVNIESRPLWKPMHLQPIFKDAPYYGGKVSENLFEQGLCLPSGSNLTDDDRFRIEKVIFKIFK encoded by the coding sequence ATGCAGAATTCTAAAATATGGCTATCATCTCCACATATGGGAGGAAATGAGCGTAAATTTGTTACTGAAGCCTTTGACACAAACTGGGTTGCTCCATTAGGTCCTAATGTCAATGGTTTTGAAAATGATCTCAAATTATATCAAAAAGGCGATGTAGAGGTCGCTGTTTTGAGCTCTGGTACAGCAGCTATTCACCTTGCATTAATACAGTGTGGTGTAGTAGCAGGAGATGAAGTAATTTGCCAGACTTTCACATTTTGTGGTAGTATTAATCCAATAATGTATCAAGGGGCCACGCCTATACTTGTAGACAGTGAACCTGAAACCTGGAATATTTGCCCGATCCACCTAGAAGAGGCTATTAAGGATAGAATTGATAATGGCAAGAAGCCAAAAGCAATTGTAGCCGTTCATTTATATGGAATGCCTTATAAAATTGAAGCTATCAATCAGGTGGCTGAAAAGTACAATATACCTGTTGTAGAGGATAGCGCAGAGGCCCTAGGATCAACGTATAAAGGTAAAAAATGTGGTACTTTCGGTAAGTTTGGTATTTTATCATTTAATGGTAATAAGATTATTACTACAAGCGGTGGTGGAGCTTTGGTGTGTCAAAATATTGAGGATAAAAACAAAACTGTTTTTTTAGCAACTCAAGCACGTGATGAAGCCCCACATTACGAGCACACAAGCGTTGGTTACAATTATAGACTAAGTAATATATCTGCTGGAATAGGTAGAGGTCAAATGGAAGTCTTAGATAAGCACATCGGGCTACGTAGAGAAATGCATGAATTTTACGTGAAGCAATTCAAAGATATTGATGGTGTAACAGTATTTTCTGAACCTTCAGATGAGTATTATAGTAATCACTGGCTATCGGCTATTTTAATTAATCCGTTAGAGACCAACGGGATAACTAGAGAGGATTTACGCCTTGCATTTGCGAAAGTCAATATAGAATCGAGACCTTTATGGAAACCTATGCATTTGCAACCTATATTTAAAGATGCACCGTATTATGGGGGAAAGGTTTCAGAAAATTTATTTGAACAAGGTTTATGCTTACCTTCTGGTTCTAATCTAACTGATGATGATAGGTTTAGGATAGAAAAGGTTATCTTTAAAATATTCAAGTAA
- a CDS encoding sugar transferase codes for MYKLYLKRLLDIVIAFSAFILLLPIFIVVAILIATKTKGSVFFKQKRPGLNGEIFSVLKFKTMTDECDANGKPLPDEERITKVGQFIRSTSLDEIPQLLNVIKGDMSLVGPRPLLTKYLPLYNENQARRHNVKPGITGWAQVNGRNSISWEKKFELDVWYVDNLSFILDLKVLFKTFLKVVKRDGINSDTSVSMETFTGSKD; via the coding sequence ATGTATAAACTATATTTAAAGCGTTTACTAGATATTGTAATAGCTTTTTCAGCTTTTATTCTTTTATTACCAATTTTTATAGTGGTGGCAATTTTAATTGCAACTAAAACTAAGGGTTCTGTTTTTTTTAAACAAAAGCGTCCTGGATTAAATGGTGAGATATTTTCTGTCTTAAAGTTTAAAACAATGACAGATGAATGTGATGCAAATGGTAAACCTTTACCAGATGAAGAAAGAATAACTAAGGTAGGACAATTTATAAGATCTACATCGTTGGATGAAATCCCTCAATTGCTTAATGTTATTAAAGGTGATATGTCACTTGTAGGCCCAAGACCCTTACTCACTAAGTATTTACCTCTTTATAATGAAAATCAAGCAAGACGTCATAACGTGAAACCTGGAATAACAGGCTGGGCTCAAGTAAATGGGAGAAACAGTATATCTTGGGAAAAGAAATTTGAACTTGATGTGTGGTATGTAGATAACTTGAGTTTTATTTTAGATCTCAAGGTCCTTTTTAAAACTTTTTTAAAAGTAGTAAAGAGAGATGGTATAAACTCTGATACGTCTGTTTCTATGGAAACATTTACAGGGTCAAAAGATTAA
- a CDS encoding acyltransferase, translating to MRKKLWNILSSLYPMYLNKIYSMNISKKAIISYKAVLDKSINPRGIYIGDFTWVLAGAMILSHDHSRSLKADTRIGSNCIIGIKSIILPGVVLGNHVVVGAGAIVTKSVPSNSVVVGNPARIIKQGVIVNEKGQIKHGGKSFTV from the coding sequence ATGAGAAAAAAACTTTGGAATATCTTATCTTCTCTTTACCCAATGTACTTAAATAAGATATATTCTATGAATATATCTAAAAAAGCAATTATATCTTACAAAGCAGTTTTAGATAAAAGTATCAATCCTAGAGGTATATATATTGGTGACTTTACTTGGGTGCTTGCGGGAGCTATGATATTATCACATGATCATAGTAGATCACTAAAAGCAGATACTAGAATTGGTTCAAATTGTATAATCGGCATAAAGTCTATTATCTTACCCGGAGTTGTATTAGGTAATCACGTAGTAGTAGGTGCGGGTGCCATCGTTACAAAGTCAGTCCCTAGTAACAGTGTTGTAGTAGGTAATCCAGCAAGAATTATAAAACAAGGTGTGATTGTGAATGAAAAGGGTCAGATTAAACATGGTGGTAAATCTTTTACAGTCTAA